A part of Microbulbifer sp. MI-G genomic DNA contains:
- a CDS encoding ion transporter, with protein MSEVSIPQKFSFAARCQRIVAAPLFNQMIIGVILLNGIAVGLETSSWMVERFGLLLGGINQLVLGVFILEAAVKIAAYGSRPWRYFTSGWNCFDFTIIVLSLIPAAGPLATLARLVRVLRVLRLVSAFPELRVLVDTLLRSLPSMLHIALLMGIIFYIYGVAGYFLFHEIDPVHWRSLPIALLSLFRIVTFEDWTDIMYIAMEAMPWAWVYFVSFVVMGAFVMINLFIGVVLNNLEEAKLRRMDELRLPPSQAEILRELRATQMSLVRLQKRMEASDYSAKVMGAE; from the coding sequence ATGAGCGAAGTTAGTATTCCCCAAAAGTTCTCCTTTGCCGCACGCTGCCAGCGTATTGTTGCAGCACCGCTGTTTAATCAGATGATTATTGGCGTAATTTTACTCAATGGGATTGCGGTTGGGCTGGAGACTTCCAGTTGGATGGTGGAGCGTTTTGGCCTGTTGCTCGGTGGCATCAACCAGCTGGTGCTGGGGGTGTTTATTCTGGAGGCGGCGGTCAAGATCGCCGCTTATGGATCGCGCCCGTGGCGCTATTTTACCAGCGGCTGGAATTGTTTTGATTTCACCATTATCGTCTTGAGCCTGATTCCCGCGGCGGGGCCACTGGCAACCCTGGCACGACTGGTGCGCGTTCTGCGGGTTTTGCGCCTGGTTTCCGCTTTTCCGGAATTGCGCGTTCTCGTGGATACCCTGCTGCGCAGCCTGCCGAGCATGCTGCATATTGCGCTATTGATGGGGATTATTTTTTATATCTACGGCGTGGCCGGTTATTTTCTCTTCCATGAAATTGATCCCGTACACTGGCGCAGTCTGCCAATTGCCCTGCTGAGCCTGTTTCGCATTGTTACCTTCGAGGACTGGACCGACATTATGTATATCGCTATGGAGGCGATGCCCTGGGCCTGGGTCTATTTTGTCAGCTTCGTAGTGATGGGCGCCTTTGTAATGATTAATCTGTTTATTGGGGTTGTGCTCAATAATCTGGAGGAGGCCAAGCTGCGCCGCATGGACGAGTTGCGCCTGCCGCCGAGCCAGGCAGAGATACTGCGGGAGCTGCGCGCAACCCAGATGTCCCTGGTGCGCCTGCAAAAGCGCATGGAGGCAAGTGATTATTCAGCAAAGGTAATGGGGGCCGAGTAA
- the trpD gene encoding anthranilate phosphoribosyltransferase — MNIQQAIAKLVDGEHLTRVEMRETMGQIMCGEAEEAQIGALLVAMRIRGETVDEIVGAVETMRALATRVELNLDNTVDIVGTGGDGANLFNVSTASSFVAAAAGARVAKHGNRSVSSSSGSADLLERAGVFLELSPEQMARCVETIGIGFMFAPSFHSAVRHVGPARKALGLRTIFNLLGPMTNPAGVKRKVIGVYEKRYCRLLAEVLKHLGSEHVLVLHSDDGLDEASLAADTFAVELKGGVVAEFLLRPEDFGLQRRDLSGLSVSGPEDSLVLIRDALGKRSTVNGQKAADIIALNAGLAIYVSGVATTAGQGVAMAQDAIDSGLAAEKIHDLVAFSSAFRPEEVRS; from the coding sequence ATGAATATTCAACAAGCCATCGCCAAACTGGTGGATGGGGAGCATCTCACCCGTGTGGAAATGCGCGAGACCATGGGCCAGATTATGTGTGGTGAGGCGGAGGAAGCCCAGATTGGCGCGCTGCTGGTCGCAATGCGTATCCGCGGTGAGACCGTCGATGAAATCGTAGGTGCCGTGGAAACCATGCGCGCGCTGGCCACCAGGGTGGAGCTGAATCTGGATAACACCGTGGATATTGTCGGCACCGGTGGCGATGGCGCCAACCTTTTCAATGTTTCCACTGCCAGTAGCTTTGTTGCGGCGGCGGCGGGTGCCAGGGTGGCCAAGCATGGCAATCGCTCGGTTTCCTCCAGCAGTGGTTCCGCCGACCTGCTCGAGCGCGCAGGTGTTTTTCTTGAGCTGAGTCCGGAGCAAATGGCCCGCTGTGTGGAAACTATCGGTATTGGCTTTATGTTTGCCCCCAGCTTTCACAGTGCGGTACGCCATGTGGGGCCGGCACGCAAGGCGCTGGGGTTGCGCACCATTTTCAATCTACTCGGCCCCATGACCAACCCCGCGGGTGTCAAACGCAAGGTGATTGGAGTCTATGAGAAGCGCTATTGCCGCTTACTGGCCGAGGTGCTTAAGCACCTCGGTTCCGAGCATGTACTGGTACTGCACAGTGATGACGGCCTGGATGAAGCCAGTCTCGCTGCGGACACTTTTGCCGTGGAGTTGAAAGGCGGGGTTGTTGCAGAATTTCTGCTGCGCCCGGAGGACTTCGGCTTACAGCGCCGTGATCTGAGTGGCCTCAGTGTATCCGGTCCCGAGGATTCCCTGGTGTTAATTCGCGATGCCCTCGGCAAGCGCTCGACCGTGAATGGGCAAAAAGCTGCGGATATTATTGCCCTGAATGCCGGCCTGGCCATTTATGTGAGTGGTGTAGCGACCACCGCTGGGCAGGGTGTCGCCATGGCTCAGGATGCGATCGACAGTGGTCTCGCCGCTGAGAAAATCCATGACCTGGTCGCTTTCAGTAGTGCCTTCCGTCCAGAGGAGGTGCGATCGTGA
- the trpC gene encoding indole-3-glycerol phosphate synthase TrpC, which yields MSTPTILNAIIARKWQEIRERKSRCTLEEMRLRARDQAPVRGFVAALERKIAEGEAAVIAEIKKASPSKGVIREDFLPAEIATSYEKGGAACLSVLTDVDFFQGADSYLQQARNAVRLPVLRKDFTVDPYQVYEARAIGADCILLIAACLEDQQMQDLNGLARELGLDVLVEVHNRRELERALVLQNRLIGINNRDLHTFEVHLENTFKLLDLVPSDRIVVTESGIHTTDDVAAMRGHSVDTFLVGEAFMREREPGRKLMEMFN from the coding sequence GTGAGCACCCCCACGATTCTCAACGCCATTATTGCGCGCAAATGGCAGGAAATCCGAGAGCGCAAGTCCCGGTGTACCCTGGAAGAGATGCGCTTGCGCGCAAGAGACCAGGCCCCTGTGCGGGGTTTTGTGGCTGCACTGGAACGCAAGATTGCCGAAGGTGAAGCCGCAGTGATTGCGGAAATCAAAAAAGCCTCTCCCAGCAAAGGGGTGATCCGCGAGGATTTTTTGCCTGCGGAAATTGCCACCAGCTATGAAAAGGGTGGTGCGGCTTGTCTGTCGGTACTGACCGATGTCGATTTCTTCCAGGGAGCCGACAGCTATTTGCAACAGGCGCGCAATGCGGTGCGTCTGCCAGTATTGCGCAAGGACTTTACCGTGGACCCCTACCAGGTTTACGAAGCGCGGGCTATCGGGGCCGACTGTATCCTGCTGATTGCCGCCTGTCTGGAGGATCAGCAAATGCAGGATCTCAACGGTTTGGCACGGGAGCTCGGTCTGGATGTGTTGGTGGAAGTGCATAACCGCCGTGAGTTGGAGCGCGCGCTGGTTCTGCAGAACCGCTTGATTGGTATCAACAACCGCGATCTGCACACCTTCGAGGTACACCTGGAAAATACATTTAAACTGCTCGACCTGGTGCCTTCTGACCGCATTGTAGTGACCGAAAGCGGCATTCATACCACCGATGATGTCGCGGCCATGCGTGGGCACAGCGTCGATACTTTCCTGGTGGGTGAGGCGTTTATGCGCGAGCGGGAACCCGGACGCAAATTGATGGAGATGTTTAACTGA
- the crp gene encoding cAMP-activated global transcriptional regulator CRP gives MTVAIEEPITIGNIEDFLAHCHRRRYPAKSTIIYAGDRCESLYFIIRGSVTVLIEDDEGREMIVAYLNDGDFFGEMGLFDQDTRSAWVRTKTECEVAEISYTKFQELTRQHPEFLFALATQMAGRLRNTTRKVGDLAFLDVTGRVARTLLDLCNEPDAMTHPEGMQIKITRQEIGRIVGCSREMVGRVLKTLEEQGLVSVKGKTMVVYGTR, from the coding sequence GTGACGGTTGCTATCGAAGAACCCATAACCATCGGCAATATTGAAGACTTTCTGGCCCATTGCCACCGGCGTCGCTACCCGGCCAAGAGCACAATTATCTATGCCGGCGACCGCTGTGAATCCCTGTATTTTATTATACGCGGCTCGGTAACCGTGCTAATTGAGGACGACGAGGGCCGAGAGATGATCGTCGCCTACTTGAATGATGGGGACTTTTTCGGTGAGATGGGGCTCTTTGATCAGGATACCCGCAGTGCCTGGGTACGCACTAAAACCGAGTGCGAGGTGGCGGAAATCTCCTACACCAAATTCCAGGAGCTGACCCGCCAGCACCCCGAGTTCCTGTTTGCCCTGGCCACACAAATGGCGGGTCGCCTGCGCAATACCACGCGCAAGGTCGGTGATCTGGCATTCCTGGATGTCACCGGACGCGTGGCGCGCACCCTGCTGGATTTGTGCAATGAGCCCGATGCAATGACACACCCCGAGGGGATGCAGATTAAAATTACCCGCCAGGAAATCGGTCGTATCGTCGGCTGTTCACGGGAAATGGTGGGGCGGGTGCTGAAGACTTTGGAAGAACAGGGTCTGGTCTCCGTTAAAGGCAAAACCATGGTGGTCTACGGCACCCGCTGA
- a CDS encoding aminoglycoside phosphotransferase family protein, with product MNVEVVDSHRAGTGEGCIAAAGREWLQGYNAAWEMGNFRGMNKRLAGGMEEGYVVRDDLRREQLARWVGRALEMDRAVALLDLAGDAGFRRYFRTGTEPRLVAVDSPPQRTNPARFVALADYLRRNGIHTPMVIAADTAKGFLLLEDLGDIQLFCALNKDSVEGLYAEVLSELLCLQQIPREEALLPAYSRELLLAEMRIMPEWLAGKMLGYSLSEPEVQLLEMTFRLLLESAAEQPQTLVHRDYHSRNLMVRGGQRPGIMDFQDAVWGPVTYDLASLLRDCYIRWPRERVVRWALAYAATAESAGILEPVAQERFIRWFDWMGLQRHIKVLGLFPRLLLRDGKRGYLQNLPLVIRYVLEISERYPELKPFGEWFGSELLPLIERQPWYSDYRMAGS from the coding sequence TTGAATGTAGAAGTGGTTGATAGCCACAGGGCGGGTACAGGGGAAGGGTGTATCGCCGCCGCTGGACGTGAATGGCTACAGGGTTACAATGCAGCCTGGGAAATGGGAAACTTCCGGGGTATGAACAAGCGGTTGGCCGGTGGGATGGAAGAGGGGTATGTTGTGCGTGATGACCTGCGGCGCGAGCAGTTGGCTCGCTGGGTGGGTCGAGCCCTGGAAATGGACAGGGCTGTTGCGCTCCTTGATCTCGCCGGAGATGCGGGCTTCCGGCGTTACTTCCGCACCGGTACTGAACCTCGCCTGGTGGCCGTCGACTCCCCACCTCAGCGCACGAACCCCGCCCGCTTTGTGGCTCTGGCGGATTACCTGCGGCGCAATGGCATCCATACCCCGATGGTGATTGCGGCGGATACCGCAAAGGGCTTTCTCCTGCTGGAAGATCTCGGGGATATCCAGTTATTCTGCGCGCTCAATAAAGACAGCGTTGAGGGCCTTTACGCAGAAGTTCTGAGCGAGCTGCTGTGTTTGCAGCAGATACCCCGCGAAGAAGCGCTGTTGCCAGCCTACAGCCGGGAACTGTTACTGGCGGAGATGCGTATTATGCCGGAATGGCTGGCGGGAAAAATGCTTGGCTATTCCCTCAGTGAACCGGAGGTACAGTTACTGGAGATGACCTTCCGGCTTTTATTGGAAAGTGCTGCCGAGCAGCCTCAGACCCTGGTGCACAGGGACTACCACAGTCGTAACCTGATGGTCCGAGGGGGGCAGCGCCCCGGTATTATGGATTTTCAGGATGCTGTCTGGGGACCGGTCACTTACGATCTTGCCTCCCTGTTGCGCGATTGTTATATACGCTGGCCGCGCGAACGGGTCGTGCGCTGGGCCCTGGCCTATGCCGCCACTGCCGAATCGGCGGGGATTTTGGAACCTGTGGCTCAGGAAAGGTTCATACGCTGGTTCGATTGGATGGGCCTGCAGCGCCATATTAAGGTACTCGGCCTGTTTCCGCGCCTGTTACTACGGGATGGGAAGCGGGGATATTTGCAGAATCTACCGCTGGTGATTCGCTATGTGTTGGAAATCTCCGAACGCTATCCTGAATTGAAACCCTTTGGCGAATGGTTTGGCAGTGAGCTGCTGCCACTGATCGAGCGACAACCCTGGTACAGCGATTACCGTATGGCCGGAAGCTAG
- the coq7 gene encoding 2-polyprenyl-3-methyl-6-methoxy-1,4-benzoquinone monooxygenase has protein sequence MTTTQDRGTRESTQQRVQPVGKRHLSGLDRLLVQADRALRTLSPGEPCHGRPSPARAEAEAELSSSERRHAAGLMRVNHSGEVCAQALYQGQALTAKLAKVRSEMARAADEEIDHLAWCEQRLQALDSRPSWLNPLWYGLSFGLGAAAGKISDRISLGFVAATEEQVCKHLQDHLEKLPSRDKKSRAVVKQMLIDEEAHAHAALSAGGRRFPRPVKGVMSLVAKVMTSTSYRI, from the coding sequence ATGACAACAACACAGGACCGCGGCACCCGGGAGTCAACGCAGCAGCGCGTGCAGCCTGTGGGTAAACGCCATCTGAGCGGGCTCGACCGCTTGCTTGTCCAGGCCGACCGGGCCCTGCGCACCCTGAGCCCCGGTGAACCCTGCCATGGGCGGCCTTCCCCTGCCAGGGCCGAGGCAGAGGCCGAACTCAGCAGCTCGGAACGCAGACATGCCGCCGGCCTGATGCGGGTCAATCACAGTGGCGAAGTCTGCGCCCAGGCGCTCTATCAGGGCCAGGCACTCACCGCGAAACTGGCGAAAGTGCGCAGCGAAATGGCACGCGCCGCCGATGAGGAGATAGATCACCTGGCCTGGTGTGAACAGCGCCTGCAGGCACTGGACAGTCGGCCCAGCTGGCTCAACCCCCTCTGGTACGGCCTGTCTTTCGGCCTCGGCGCCGCCGCCGGCAAGATCAGCGACCGCATCAGCCTGGGCTTTGTGGCTGCTACCGAGGAACAGGTATGTAAACACCTGCAGGACCACCTGGAAAAACTGCCGAGCCGGGACAAGAAAAGTCGCGCGGTGGTAAAGCAGATGCTGATCGACGAGGAGGCGCACGCCCACGCAGCACTGTCTGCCGGTGGGCGTCGTTTTCCCCGGCCCGTTAAGGGCGTTATGTCGCTGGTGGCAAAAGTAATGACCTCCACCAGCTATAGAATCTGA
- a CDS encoding anthranilate synthase component II encodes MILMIDNYDSFTWNVVQYLQELGAQVEVKRNDEFALEEIEAMSPEKIVISPGPCTPNEAGISLDVIRRFSGRIPILGICLGHQSIGQIFGGRVVRARRVMHGKTSPIVHNNLGVFHGLSNPFEATRYHSLVVEKQSLPECLEITAWTETEDGEIDEIMGLRHRELAVEGVQFHPESILTVHGHDMVRNFLES; translated from the coding sequence ATGATTCTGATGATAGACAACTACGATTCCTTTACTTGGAATGTGGTGCAGTATCTGCAGGAACTGGGCGCGCAGGTTGAGGTCAAGCGCAATGACGAGTTTGCCCTTGAGGAGATTGAAGCAATGTCCCCGGAGAAAATTGTGATCTCCCCGGGGCCCTGCACGCCCAATGAGGCGGGTATTTCCCTTGATGTGATTCGCCGCTTTTCCGGCAGGATTCCGATACTGGGGATTTGCCTCGGCCACCAGAGTATCGGTCAGATCTTTGGCGGCAGGGTGGTGCGTGCGCGCCGGGTAATGCATGGTAAAACCTCCCCTATCGTGCACAATAACTTGGGGGTATTTCACGGTCTGTCCAATCCTTTCGAGGCGACCCGCTACCATTCCCTGGTGGTGGAGAAGCAGAGTCTGCCGGAATGCCTGGAGATTACCGCCTGGACTGAAACCGAAGACGGTGAGATCGATGAAATCATGGGGTTGCGCCACCGTGAACTGGCGGTTGAGGGGGTGCAGTTTCACCCCGAGTCCATTCTCACCGTGCACGGCCACGACATGGTGCGGAATTTTCTCGAGTCCTGA
- the rpe gene encoding ribulose-phosphate 3-epimerase encodes MPEYKIAPSILSADFARLGEEVETVLSAGADWVHFDVMDNRYVPNLTIGPMVCQALREHGIEAPIDVHLMVEPVDDMIRMFADAGANYITFHPEASRHPDRSLQLIRSLGCKAGLALNPASSLDAAKYVMDKLDMILLMSVNPGFGGQKFIPSTLAKLREARRMIDASGFDIRLEIDGGVNRDNIADIAAAGADTFVAGSAIFGTADYAEAIGALRSSLG; translated from the coding sequence ATGCCAGAATACAAGATTGCCCCATCCATCCTCTCCGCCGACTTCGCGCGGCTGGGGGAAGAGGTGGAAACGGTGTTGTCAGCCGGAGCTGATTGGGTGCACTTCGACGTTATGGATAATCGCTATGTGCCGAATCTCACGATTGGTCCCATGGTGTGCCAGGCTCTGCGTGAACACGGCATCGAAGCTCCGATTGATGTGCACCTGATGGTGGAGCCGGTCGATGACATGATTCGTATGTTTGCCGATGCCGGCGCCAACTATATCACCTTCCATCCGGAGGCCTCCCGTCACCCGGACCGCTCCCTGCAGTTGATCCGCAGCCTCGGCTGCAAAGCTGGCCTGGCACTCAATCCGGCCAGCAGCCTGGATGCGGCCAAATATGTCATGGACAAGCTGGATATGATCCTGCTTATGTCAGTCAATCCGGGCTTTGGGGGCCAGAAGTTTATACCGTCAACGCTGGCCAAACTCCGTGAGGCACGCAGGATGATCGATGCCTCCGGCTTTGATATTCGACTGGAAATTGACGGGGGCGTCAATCGGGACAACATTGCGGACATCGCCGCCGCTGGCGCCGACACCTTTGTGGCGGGGTCCGCCATCTTTGGCACAGCGGACTACGCTGAGGCCATTGGCGCTCTGCGCAGTAGCCTGGGCTGA
- a CDS encoding nucleotidyltransferase family protein: MTQRRETPPAIAMVLAAGFGRRMRPLTDQIPKPLLSVAGKPLIEHALERLRGIGVRRVVINLGYLGQKIRDYLGGGERWGLDICYSVEHEEQPLGTAGGILKAMPLLGDAPFLVVNGDVWCDFDLSQWVARPLPKHCPGRLLMVPNPPHNPEGDFGIERGLLSGGSRPRYTFAGISWLRPEMLTGYAKLRDCFGLGEVFTLNEDRLQAELYTGDWCDVGTPERLEQLHRRLAAEY; the protein is encoded by the coding sequence ATGACCCAGCGCAGAGAGACTCCCCCGGCCATCGCCATGGTGCTGGCCGCAGGCTTCGGACGCCGCATGCGCCCGCTCACGGACCAAATACCAAAACCTCTGCTGTCTGTTGCCGGAAAGCCACTGATAGAACACGCGCTGGAGCGTCTGCGGGGTATCGGTGTCCGGCGTGTGGTGATCAACCTCGGCTATCTCGGGCAAAAAATCCGGGATTACCTGGGCGGAGGAGAGCGCTGGGGACTGGATATTTGCTATTCGGTGGAGCATGAAGAGCAACCTCTGGGGACCGCCGGCGGTATCCTCAAGGCCATGCCCCTTTTGGGGGATGCCCCCTTTCTGGTGGTCAATGGCGATGTCTGGTGTGACTTTGACCTGTCCCAGTGGGTGGCCCGACCGCTACCGAAACACTGTCCGGGACGGTTGCTGATGGTGCCAAACCCCCCGCACAATCCGGAGGGTGATTTCGGTATTGAGCGGGGGCTGTTGTCGGGTGGCTCCAGGCCCCGCTACACTTTTGCCGGCATCAGCTGGTTGCGACCGGAGATGCTCACCGGCTATGCGAAATTGCGAGATTGCTTTGGTCTGGGGGAGGTGTTTACCTTGAATGAAGACAGGTTGCAGGCAGAGTTGTACACAGGGGATTGGTGTGATGTGGGTACCCCGGAGCGCCTGGAGCAACTGCACCGCCGGTTGGCCGCGGAATACTGA
- the trpE gene encoding anthranilate synthase component I — MTPSEYARLVSAGYNRIPLVRRVLADIETPLSTYLKLAVGRYSYLFESVQGGEKWGRYSIIGLPARTLLRVSGNMVVVERDGEVVESETSADPLTFVERFQKRYRVPELPNLPRFHGGLVGYFGYDCVRFIEPRLALSTPPDTLDNPDILLMVSDELVVFDNLAGAVIFIVHADPEQSAAFERAQQRLDQLVSRLAQPLPNLVSMDLDGMGIDEGAFHSHFGEGNFKNAVARVKEYVLAGDVMQVVPSQRLSVPFDAPPLNLYRALRSLNPSPYMYFLDLGDHQVVGSSPEILVRLEEGEITVRPLAGTRRRGDSESEDQALEKELLADPKERAEHLMLIDLGRNDVGRVAETGSVRVTEQMVVERYSHVMHITSNVTGHLRAGLSGMDALRAALPAGTLSGAPKIRAMEIIDELEPEKRGIYGGAVGYVAWNGNMDTAIAIRTAVIKNGRLFIQAGAGLVADSDPQSEWDETMNKARALFRAAGMALASRCDAVKTEQDERS; from the coding sequence ATGACCCCAAGTGAATATGCCCGGCTCGTGTCTGCGGGCTATAACCGGATACCGCTGGTGCGCCGTGTACTGGCGGATATCGAAACGCCGTTATCCACGTACCTGAAGCTCGCGGTGGGGCGCTACAGTTACCTGTTCGAATCTGTGCAGGGGGGCGAAAAATGGGGCCGCTATTCCATTATCGGGTTGCCGGCGCGGACCCTGTTGCGGGTAAGCGGCAATATGGTGGTCGTGGAACGGGATGGGGAAGTGGTGGAGAGTGAAACCTCGGCGGATCCGCTGACGTTTGTGGAGCGTTTTCAGAAACGTTACCGGGTGCCGGAATTGCCCAACCTGCCGCGCTTCCACGGTGGGCTGGTAGGCTATTTCGGCTACGATTGCGTGCGCTTTATTGAACCGCGCCTGGCCCTCAGCACGCCACCGGATACTCTGGACAATCCCGATATTTTGCTGATGGTCAGTGATGAGCTGGTGGTGTTCGACAACCTGGCCGGTGCGGTGATCTTTATCGTCCATGCCGATCCGGAGCAGTCGGCTGCTTTCGAGCGGGCGCAACAGCGTCTGGATCAGCTGGTCAGCAGGCTTGCACAGCCGCTGCCGAATCTGGTGTCTATGGACCTCGACGGCATGGGGATCGACGAGGGCGCCTTCCACTCCCACTTTGGTGAAGGGAATTTCAAGAACGCGGTGGCGCGGGTTAAGGAATATGTCCTGGCCGGTGATGTCATGCAGGTGGTGCCGTCGCAACGGCTGTCCGTACCTTTCGATGCGCCGCCATTGAATCTCTACCGCGCCCTGCGCAGTCTCAATCCTTCCCCCTATATGTATTTTCTCGATCTGGGGGACCACCAGGTGGTGGGGTCCAGTCCCGAAATCCTGGTACGTCTGGAGGAGGGGGAAATAACGGTGCGCCCCCTGGCGGGCACCCGCCGTCGCGGTGATTCGGAGTCAGAGGATCAGGCTCTGGAAAAGGAGTTGCTGGCCGACCCCAAGGAGCGGGCTGAACACCTGATGCTGATCGATCTGGGGCGCAACGACGTAGGGCGTGTGGCGGAAACCGGCAGTGTGCGGGTGACTGAGCAGATGGTGGTGGAACGCTATTCCCATGTCATGCATATCACCTCTAATGTGACCGGCCATCTCAGAGCTGGCCTGAGCGGTATGGATGCCTTGCGTGCTGCCCTGCCTGCTGGCACCCTGTCTGGGGCGCCAAAAATCCGCGCGATGGAAATCATTGATGAATTGGAGCCGGAAAAACGCGGCATCTATGGTGGCGCCGTGGGTTATGTGGCCTGGAATGGCAATATGGACACCGCCATTGCGATCCGCACTGCCGTGATCAAAAATGGCCGGCTGTTTATCCAGGCCGGCGCCGGTCTGGTGGCGGACTCCGACCCCCAATCTGAATGGGATGAAACCATGAATAAGGCCCGTGCGCTGTTCCGCGCTGCAGGTATGGCCCTGGCCAGTCGTTGTGATGCAGTAAAGACCGAGCAAGATGAGCGAAGTTAG
- a CDS encoding OsmC family protein has product MRGKVTWVRDVMFVGEAGSGNAVVMEGGRSNNGVRPMEMILLGVGGCAAYDVVSILQKARQNIISCHCELDGARPDTGPSPFERIDMEFVVRGCGLKESHVARAVRLSAEKYCSASIMLRNAGVEIVHRYRVEEA; this is encoded by the coding sequence ATGCGGGGCAAGGTAACCTGGGTCAGGGATGTCATGTTTGTCGGTGAAGCCGGCAGTGGGAATGCAGTGGTGATGGAAGGTGGGCGCTCCAATAACGGCGTTCGCCCCATGGAAATGATTTTGCTGGGTGTCGGCGGTTGTGCCGCCTATGATGTTGTTTCTATTCTGCAGAAAGCGCGCCAGAATATTATTTCCTGCCATTGTGAACTGGATGGGGCACGACCGGATACAGGCCCCTCGCCGTTTGAACGGATAGATATGGAATTTGTGGTGCGTGGTTGCGGGCTGAAAGAAAGTCATGTGGCGCGGGCGGTGAGGCTCTCCGCGGAAAAATACTGTTCCGCCTCTATTATGCTGCGCAATGCCGGGGTGGAGATAGTACACCGCTACCGTGTTGAAGAGGCGTGA